The sequence GGAGGGATTCTTCCCGCGTTTCGGGACCGCTTTCGCGCTCTTTTTCCACCCGGGCTATGCGCTCGGGAAAATCGGCCAACTCTTCATACGCCGTGAGCCGTTTCCGAAAGACGCGGTCAGCCATTCGAGGCTCCCTTGGCCAAACGTTGCGCAAGACGTGTATGACGTCGGCGGATTGCGTTGTTGCGCACGGCTATGGCCAGCGCCTTCTTTGAGCCGACAACCACCACGAGCCGGCGCCCGCGAGTGACGGCGGTGTACAGCAGGTTGCGCTGGAGCAGGACGTAGTGTTCCAGAAGCACGGGCACGACCACGGCCGGATACTCAGACCCCTGAGACTTGTGCACGGACACGGCATACGCCGAAACCACGTCTTCCAGATCCCCGCCTTCCAGGTCCACGTCGCGGTCGTCGAAACGCACGGTGAGACAGGCGTTGTCCTGGTCCACCTTCACCACGCGCCCGATGTCCCCGTTGAAGACGTCTTTTTCATAGTTGTTGCGCACCTGCATGACCTTGTCGCCCAGCCTGAAGACCTTTTTACCCCGTTTGAGCACTGTTGTCTCGCGATTGAGCGCATGCTGGAGCTTCTCGTTGAGCCGCGCGGCGCCGCAGGCGCCCTTGTGCATGGGCGAGAGCACCTGTACGTCCTCCAGGGGATCGAGCCCGAACCGCTGTGGAATGCGCTCCTTCACGAGTTCCACCACCATCTCGGCGGCCTGCTCCGGATCTTCCTGGCGCACGAAATAGAAATCGGTAAGCGAGCCGTCAGTCGGCGGTTCCAGCCGGGGCAGCCGGCCCTCGTTGATGGCGTGTGCGCTCATGACGATTTCGCTCTGCCGGGCCTGGCGGAATATCTCGTCCAGTTCAACCACCGGCACGGCGCCGGATTCGATGATGTCCGAGAGCACGTTGCCCGGCCCCACCGATGGCAGCTGATTGCTGTCGCCCACGAACACCACGGTCGCACCCATGGGAATCGCCATGAGCAGCTGGTGCATGAGCGATATGTCCACCATGGACGCCTCATCCACAATGAGCAGCTGGCATGACAGGGGGTTGGACTCATTACGGTGGAACCCGCCGTTCTGCGGGCCGTACTCCAGCAGTCGATGGATCGTCTTTGCCTCGTGCTGGCAGGTCTCGGCCATGCGCTTGGCCGCCCGGCCGGTGGGCGCCGCAAGCAGCGCCCTGGCCCCCATGGCCGAGAAAATGCGCAGAATGGCGCGGATGATGGTGGTCTTGCCGGTGCCAGGACCGCCCGTGACCACGAGGACCTTCTCCCGTGCGGCCATGCGGATGGCGTCCGCCTGCTTGGGAGCCAGCGTGATATGTTGCTTCTCCTGCACCCAGGCGATGGCTTTTTCCGCATCCATTGCCCGAAGCGATTTTGGCGCAGAGCACAGGCCAAGCAGTCGCCGGGCCACAATCTTTTCTGAAGCATGCAGCCGCGGCAGGTAGATGGCGGGCTCTTCCTCCCCGCGGAAATGTTCGGCCACAAGACGATCCTGCAATGCGAGCGTCCGCAACGGCTCCTCCAGAGCCGTCCGCTCAGCGCCCAATATTTCGGATGCGCGATCCAGAAGCACATGTTCCGGCATGTAGACGTGGCCCTGGCTCATGGACTCGGACATCACATAATGCAGGCCGGCCTCCAGCCGCATGGGGGAATCCTTGGCGAAACCGAGCTTCTGGGCGATGGCATCCGCCGTGAGGAAGCCGATACCGCTGA comes from Oceanidesulfovibrio indonesiensis and encodes:
- the recD2 gene encoding SF1B family DNA helicase RecD2, with amino-acid sequence MPQGRDTGARNASLLLLDGVEKPAADKDREELSGHIESITFTSEDDGFTVAKVRVEGHRSLVTAVGPMAQPMPGQAVTMAGRWVMDKRYGEQFRVESSAAALPTSVTGIRLYLGSGQIKGIGPRYAQRIVDAFGINTLDVIEHDPKKLLEIEGIGAGRLKKIVEGWQEQRESRDLMLFLQSHGVGPGLAVRIFRAYGRASLDMVRENPYRLAEEISGIGFLTADAIAQKLGFAKDSPMRLEAGLHYVMSESMSQGHVYMPEHVLLDRASEILGAERTALEEPLRTLALQDRLVAEHFRGEEEPAIYLPRLHASEKIVARRLLGLCSAPKSLRAMDAEKAIAWVQEKQHITLAPKQADAIRMAAREKVLVVTGGPGTGKTTIIRAILRIFSAMGARALLAAPTGRAAKRMAETCQHEAKTIHRLLEYGPQNGGFHRNESNPLSCQLLIVDEASMVDISLMHQLLMAIPMGATVVFVGDSNQLPSVGPGNVLSDIIESGAVPVVELDEIFRQARQSEIVMSAHAINEGRLPRLEPPTDGSLTDFYFVRQEDPEQAAEMVVELVKERIPQRFGLDPLEDVQVLSPMHKGACGAARLNEKLQHALNRETTVLKRGKKVFRLGDKVMQVRNNYEKDVFNGDIGRVVKVDQDNACLTVRFDDRDVDLEGGDLEDVVSAYAVSVHKSQGSEYPAVVVPVLLEHYVLLQRNLLYTAVTRGRRLVVVVGSKKALAIAVRNNAIRRRHTRLAQRLAKGASNG